A window from Pyrococcus yayanosii CH1 encodes these proteins:
- a CDS encoding metallophosphoesterase family protein, translating into MIALISDIHSNWEALRAVWKEIRDADMIVCLGDLVGYGASPNEVVEFFRRLRERKNVICVRGNHDNAVAFGTDWGFNPYARQAVRWHQRVMSVENLEFLRGLPVRASFTAGNRVYYVIHGSPRAPLDEYLFPWLPDSEFRAVLGFIREDDLLVGHTHVPMLVKVGDRRIINPGSVGQPRDGDWRASYALLDEETGEVSFYRVEYDVEEAARKILEAGLPRFLAERLFEGF; encoded by the coding sequence GGAAGGAGATAAGAGATGCCGACATGATAGTCTGCCTTGGCGACCTCGTAGGCTACGGCGCGAGCCCCAACGAGGTCGTGGAGTTTTTCAGAAGGCTGAGGGAGAGAAAAAATGTCATATGCGTTCGTGGCAATCACGACAACGCGGTAGCCTTTGGCACAGACTGGGGCTTCAATCCATACGCCCGCCAGGCCGTCAGATGGCATCAGCGCGTGATGAGCGTTGAGAACCTCGAGTTCCTGAGAGGGCTTCCCGTGAGGGCCTCCTTCACTGCCGGAAACAGGGTCTATTACGTCATTCACGGATCTCCTAGGGCCCCCCTTGATGAGTATCTGTTTCCCTGGCTTCCAGATAGTGAGTTTAGGGCGGTGCTGGGCTTCATAAGGGAAGATGACCTTCTCGTCGGTCACACCCACGTGCCAATGCTCGTAAAGGTAGGGGATAGGAGGATAATAAACCCAGGCTCCGTCGGTCAGCCGAGGGATGGCGACTGGAGGGCGAGCTATGCCCTTCTAGATGAGGAGACTGGGGAGGTGAGCTTTTATAGGGTCGAGTATGACGTTGAAGAGGCGGCGAGGAAGATATTGGAGGCAGGTCTTCCCAGGTTCCTTGCGGAGAGGCTGTTTGAGGGCTTTTAA